In Myxococcus fulvus, the following proteins share a genomic window:
- a CDS encoding leucine-rich repeat domain-containing protein, whose translation MTKQTTVTQWGTETSAKEVWSRVEAAATPAWRERLAAYWKDLSQDTVLFHDGDLEADALEVGPRPLVVCGGVRLAGLLSDGHQADHTLLVVLGDLDVENVATVSAMFVAGDARIRGLLFGDSLGDDVFCVGGGLKARALVEQHHHLFVEGALDVDVLVGSKLTAKGAPRRRLEPHEALLPGAWTDEDEDDDGNVTDSTLDTRGLRAMLRAGKPVLADTKLGPVEKALAAAREKVARGEKAPKLSLAQKKLKVIPDEVFSLTALEGLTLDFNPIDVLPPRIGELQALRSLSLEDLPVTSLPEELGQLSALKKLSLRYCKNLTRLPESFAGLASLEELYLDAKGLETFPEVLTRLPKLKKLWWWRFFNTPPEKLRALVDGMGRMPRLTHAGFLQGELGPLPEDLSPLARLKQFKLGMDKAPEAEVRRLEAALPPGRLHVGY comes from the coding sequence ATGACGAAGCAGACGACGGTGACGCAGTGGGGGACGGAGACCTCCGCGAAGGAGGTCTGGTCGAGGGTGGAGGCGGCGGCGACGCCCGCGTGGCGTGAGCGTCTGGCGGCCTATTGGAAGGACCTGTCCCAGGACACGGTCCTCTTCCACGACGGCGACCTGGAGGCGGACGCGCTGGAGGTCGGCCCCAGGCCGCTGGTGGTCTGCGGGGGCGTCCGGCTCGCGGGGCTGCTGTCGGACGGGCACCAGGCGGACCACACGCTCCTGGTCGTGCTCGGGGACCTGGACGTGGAGAACGTCGCCACGGTGTCCGCGATGTTCGTCGCGGGGGACGCGCGGATTCGCGGGCTGCTCTTCGGGGACTCGCTCGGGGACGACGTCTTCTGTGTCGGCGGAGGGCTGAAGGCGAGGGCGCTCGTCGAGCAGCACCACCACCTCTTCGTGGAGGGCGCGCTCGACGTGGACGTCCTCGTCGGAAGCAAGCTCACCGCGAAGGGCGCGCCGCGCAGGCGACTGGAGCCCCATGAGGCGCTGCTGCCGGGCGCGTGGACCGACGAGGACGAGGATGACGACGGCAACGTCACGGACTCCACGCTGGACACCCGGGGCCTGCGGGCGATGTTGCGCGCGGGCAAGCCCGTGCTGGCCGACACGAAGCTCGGCCCGGTGGAGAAGGCGCTCGCGGCCGCGCGGGAGAAGGTGGCGCGCGGGGAGAAGGCCCCCAAGCTCTCGCTCGCGCAGAAGAAGCTGAAGGTGATTCCCGACGAGGTCTTCTCCCTCACCGCGCTCGAGGGACTCACGCTGGACTTCAACCCCATCGACGTCCTGCCACCGCGCATCGGTGAGCTCCAGGCGCTGCGCTCGCTCAGCCTCGAGGACCTGCCGGTGACGTCCCTGCCCGAGGAACTGGGCCAGCTGTCCGCCCTCAAGAAGCTGAGCCTGCGCTACTGCAAGAACCTCACGCGCCTGCCGGAGTCGTTCGCCGGACTTGCGTCCCTGGAGGAGCTGTACCTGGACGCGAAGGGGCTGGAGACCTTCCCCGAGGTGCTCACCCGGCTGCCGAAGCTCAAGAAGCTCTGGTGGTGGCGCTTCTTCAACACGCCGCCGGAGAAGCTGCGCGCCCTCGTCGACGGCATGGGCCGCATGCCCAGGCTCACCCACGCGGGGTTCCTGCAAGGCGAGCTGGGCCCGCTGCCGGAGGACCTGTCGCCGCTCGCCCGCCTCAAGCAGTTCAAGCTGGGCATGGACAAGGCGCCCGAGGCCGAGGTGCGTCGACTGGAGGCCGCGCTGCCCCCAGGGCGCCTGCACGTGGGGTACTGA